CCCTCCTCGCCTAGGAGCGAGTCATCGCCTTCTCCGCCATTGATGAAGTCATCGCCTTCCCCGCCATCGATAAAGTCATTACCTTCCTCACCTAAAAGCGTGTCACTGGCAAGGAAATTATCAGGGTTATTATTGCCCATGATTGAGTCATTGCCTTCCCCACCTAGAAGTAGGTCACGGCCCATTCCTCCTGCAACAGTGTCATCGCCGGCTCCACCAGTTGCGCTTATCGAATCGGGTCCAGAGCCTTGGATCAAGTCATTACCATTGCCCCCATCGCCTTTACCGCCAAAGACGAGTGTCATGACGTCATCGCCATCCTCGCCATAACTGGTTCCACCACTTTCGTATAAATAAAAAGTGTCGTTGCCGGCTCCGCCATACATTTGCCCATAACCGAGAACCCCTAGTAAGGAGTCATGGCCATCCCCACCATAGAATAAGTAGTCACCCGGGCCGGTGGTGTTGCCCGCATTGTAGAGGGTATCGTTGCCTTCGCCACCGATTAGGGTGCCACCGCTTACACGAATATAATCATTGCCGGTGCCACCATCGGCGAAAGTAATGGCAAGATGCCCGCCCACAAGGACGTCATTGCCCTCCCTACCGTACAAGTATAAATTTCCTTGTTCCTTGTCAGAGGCAATTACTAAGTCATTGCCTCTGCCGCCGTCTAAGGTGTCATCACCGAGATAGCTGTTATTTCGGAGGGTGTCATCGCCTTCCCCGCCATCGAGATAGTCATTGCCTTCCCCGCCGGTGAGTGAGTCATTGCCGACTCCCCCTTCTATATAGTTATTGCCGTTTCCCCCATCTAGGGTGTCATTGCCGGCGTATCCAAATAGAGAATCCTCTTCATCTCCACCGACAAGGTAATCATTACCCACAGTGCCTGTATAAACTGCCATATTTTCCTCTTTTATTCCTTAACAATCCGCATTTTTCATCAGTTTTTTAACTGCACCCTGATGAAAGAATTTTGTATGTATTTGTTGATGAATCGCAACTTAAACTAGGAAACTTTACAAAATCTTCTTAAAATCTTCAAAGCTTTGGCTGCCTGCTATTAACCTTTATCAGCTTTAATGTGTAAAAAATTATACCCGGCAGCCCTCAAGTAGAATTTTTTCAATTATTAGGCATTCTGACTTTTAGCCTTATTTTTGACTTAGGCTGCGGCCAATCCCTGATCATTATGGCGCTTTGATTTATTGAAAAGTTGCCAAATTGGCATTTCTTTTATTAAACATTCAACTATTGCTAGCCTGTGTTTAGGTATAAAAATTTTATTATTAATTCTTAATATTAAAAAGATTTTAAAGCCAGAAAATTTTTAGAATCTCTGTCAAAAACTCTGTTAAATTTTACAAAATCTGCCATTATTTTTTTTGTAACAGCTTATTTAGCTAGCTAAAACAGGTATTTGGAGCCATAGCAAAACAGACGATTAGCAGAATGTGATGGAAACTTGCCAAAAAGTTGCCCTAGCTGATTGACTAAGGCTTGTCTAGCTTTATTTGGAATCAACTAAGGTTTGTGGTTTTTACACAGATGCTTAATCAATCGAATTGCCATTGAAGAGGGCTTGACAAGATTCCCAGAGTACAGATATCGGACTCTGTGCTTCTCAGACTAAAGATGCACCGGCTCAATTGACCCTTGTGTTAGTCAGGGCCTAGAAGCCTTGTATTTAAGCTAATCTATTCTTAATTGGTAAACATTGATACAAAATCCCCCTAAAGGAGGATTTATCGCAATCTTGTTAGAAAAGAACAGACTGCTTTTCCTCGGCACATCACGAGTACTAGATAGAAAACTAAGAATCAAGAAAGACAATTTACTAATTTTGTGTTAACAAAAAATATTTTTAGAAGGTAATTATTATCTTTGTTAAAGATTATATAATTTGCAACTTAATAAATAATATTTTTATCTAATCTAACTTAATAAAAAATGATAAATATTTTTTATTATATGACAGTTCAAAATTTAAACTTTTTCAAACCATAGATGATAGCGCAGGGAACAGTCAAAGATACACTGATAATATCTATTTATTTAATCAAACAAAAAAATAGAGTGGGTTTCTCAAAAAAAGAAATGCCCACTCAACTATCTATTAGCCATTAGTTATTAACTACTTGTCGGCTAATTTCACCTTCGTGGCTAAACCAAGTGCTTGCAAAAATTGAATCGTCATCCACGTTAAATCAATTTCCCACCATTGCAAACCGTGACGGGCAGAATATTGACAAGCGTGGTGATTGTTGTGCCAGCCTTCTCCATAAGTCACCAAAGCTACCCACCAACAATTCGTAGATTTATCTTCAGAGTCAAAGGTGCGGTAGCCAAATTTATGAGTGGCGCTGTTCACAAACCAGGTGCAGTGAAAAACCACAACCAAGCGAACAAAGATACCCCAAACAACAAATGACCAACCTAACCCTGGAGAATATGCTTCTCCCAAGAAGTAGAGCAAAACGCCTAGGCCAATTTGAAGCGGGAAAAAATACTTGTTTAAAAACTGATAAACTTTGTCATCAGCAATATCTTTGGTGAAGCGATCAACTTCTTTATCGGCTGGAATGTGATAGAACCAGCAAGTCATGTGACTCCACAAAAAGCCTTTGTTGGAATCATGGGGATCTTTCTCCTGATCCGAATACAAGTGGTGCATCCGGTGTAGCCCCACCCAATCAGTCACGCCGCCTTGGCAAGTGAGGGAGCCGCAGAAAATGAGAAAATACTCCAGCCACTTAGGAGTCTGGAAACTCCGGTGAGTTACGAGGCGATGGAAACCGAGGGTAATGCCCAACCCACCCGTTACCCAGTGAAGGAAAACGGCGACTCCCACTGCTGCCCAGCTAAAGTTACTGGGCAAGAAAGCTAAAAGAGCAGCAAGGTGGACTGCTGCCATGAAGATGATCACCGTCCACTTGGGGCGAAGCGGCGTTTCTTGTAAAGTCTGTTCTTGTTTTAAAGGTGCGATCGTCATGAAGATATTTTGTGGGAACTATTTGACTCAATCTGCGCCATAATGAACTCCGCGCACCTAGATGGCCGGCGAGGGGTTAATGGATAGCATTCAACAGCTACAGGCAGCAGAAAAGGCACTGTCTCCGATTTTTTCTGGAATTGACGCTCAGGTCAAGCATAATCTCAAACGTGTCTTGGATGCCTTTCGCGCTCATCGTGTCGGGGTTCACCATTTTGCCGGCGTCACCGGCTATGGTCACGATGATTTGGGGCGAGAAACGTTAGATCGTGTGTTTGCTGAGGTCATGGGCGCTGAGGCTGCCGCAGTGCGGGTGCAGTTTGTATCTGGAACCCATGCTATCGCCTGCGCCCTATATGGCGTTCTCCGTCCGGGGGATGAAATGCTCGCTGTTGCCGGCCCCCCTTATGACACATTAGAAGAAGTCATTGGATTACGGGGATCTGGCCAAGGTTCGCTCATGGATTTTGGCATAAGTTACCAGCAACTCCCCTTAACCAACACCGGCACCATTGACTGGCAAGCTTTGGCATCTGCTGTCACCGAGAAAACCCGTTTGGCTTTGATCCAGCGCTCTTGCGGATATTCTTGGCGTTCGAGCTTGTCAATATCAGATATTGAAAAGATTGTCAAGATTATCAAAGAACAAAATCCCCAAACGGTTTGCTTTGTCGATAACTGTTACGGGGAATTTATTGAAGAACGGGAACCCCCGGCAGTCGGTGCTGATTTGATTGCCGGCTCATTAATTAAAAATCCCGGCGGCACCATCGTCCCCGGCGGTGGTTACATTGCCGGTCGAGCAGACTTGGTCCAAGCAGCTGCGTGCCGGCTCACAGCCCCCGGAATAGGCAGTAGCGGCGGCGCTACCTTTGATTGTAACAGATTGTTAATGCAAGGTTTATTTTTAGCCCCTCAAATGGTTGGGGAAGCCATGAAAGGCAATCACCTCACCGGCTATGTTTTCGACAAATTGGGATATCCCGTGAATCCGCCCCCAATGGCACCGCGTCGGGATGTCATCCAAGCCATTCAGTTGGGAACCCCAGAAAAATTAATTGCCTTTTGCCGCGCCATTCAGCAGCATTCCCCCGTGGGTTCCTATCTAGACCCAGTGCCGGCACCGATGCCAGGGTATGAAAGCCAACTGGTGATGGCCGGCGGCACCTTTATCGATGGCAGTACCTCGGAATTTTCTGCCGATGGGCCACTGCGGGAGCCTTACACAGTCTTCTGCCAAGGCGGAACACACTGGACTCATGTTGCCATTGCCCTGGAAGCTGCCATAGAAGTTATTGGCAAGAAAGATTAATTTTGTTCATTGCCGCAGCTCATCCACCTCCAATCCCCCAAGTGCCGGCAATTTCCTCAAAAACTGATAGAAGACAATTTCTCGATACAATTCTATACATCCGCTGATAAACTTTGGAGTGGTCTATCACTAGGAGTCGGAATGGAAATAGGTCAGAGAGTGAAAGTGTGCCGTCTGAGAGACCGGCTGCCGGCCAATGTAGTCGGCAAGCTCAAGCAGAATCCAGTCGGCACCATTGAACAATTTAAAATGGTGGATGGCAGCGGCGTTGGAGTATTTGTCCGGTTTGATGACAAATTTTCTACCTGGTTCTTTGAAGACGAACTAGAACCGCTACAACAGTAATCATTTGCCAGCCGTCATTTGTCGTTTGTCAAAAATAGCGCCCAACAGACCAAGGACAAACGGCAAACGACAGTTGCGCCGGAGTGTGGCACACATCCAAAACGACCGCTAACATAAGGAAAACTTGGATTTTTGAGTGCTGCACTCGATATCGTTGGATGCTGTCAGCATAGGAAATAAACATGGCCCGGTTTTTAACATTTTTGGGTAAAGGCGGCACAGGCCGAACCACCATTGCAATTGCCGCTGCCAAGAAATTTGCCAGCCTTGGGCAGCGAGTGCTACTTGCCGGCTCTGACCCTGGGCCAGGGCTAGGTATACTGCTCGGAGAAGCTATTGGGCCAGATCCACAAGAGATCGCCCCGAACCTAAAAGCAGTGCAGTTTCAGACATCTGTGCTGCTAGAACGGGGTTGGGAAGAGGTGAAAAAGCTAGAAGCGCAATATGTCCGCACACCTTTTTTCAAAGCCGTTTTCGGCCAAGAATTAGGGGTCGTGCCGGGGATGGATAGTATCTTAATTTTGAATGCCATCCGCGAGTATGACGCCACCGGCCAATATGACGTAATTATCTACGATGGCACCGGCGATCAAACCACATTGCGAATGCTGGGTTCCCCAGAAATTGTTAGCTGGTATATCCGCCGGTTTCGTCAGGTATTTGCCGACTCCGACTTGGGCAAAACCTTATCGCCTTTTATCCAACCTGTCACCAGTTCCGTCCTGAATGTAGATTGGTCAGGGGATAATTTTTCCCAACCAACTCAGGAATTTAACAAAGTTCTGGATAAGTGGAAGGACGCAGTTGCCGATCCCAACCAAGTCACTGCCTACTTAGTCACCACCGGCAACGAAGCAGCCATCGCCACCGCCCGCTATCTTTGGGGCAGCGCCCAACAAGTCGGGCTAAGCGTTGGGGGTGCGATTTTGAATCAAGCGTCTGTAACCGATACCTTTGCCGGCGAATTCGATCCCTTGCCAATCAGCTCAGTTCCCTTGTGTAGTGATGATAACTGGCAACCGCTAATCGACGCCCTGCCAGATTTTAGCAAGGCCGGCAGCGTACCCAAACCGATCACCATTAACGTTGCTGAGCGCACCGTCAGCTTATTTTTGCCCGGTTTTGACAAAAAGCAAGTCAAACTGACTCAGTACGGCCCAGAAGTCACCATAGAAGCCGGTGATCAGCGGCGCAACATCTTTCTCCCCCCAGAGTTGAAAGGCAGACAAGTCAAAGGAGCTAAGTTTCAAAATCAATCCTTAATTGTCTCATTTGCCTAACAATCAGTCGTTTAGAGGGCCGAGATTGGGAGATTGAGAATTGCCAAATCCCCACATCCCCTAATCCCGGCTTCCCATTCCTCAACTCCCCAATTCCCCAATGTCTAATCCTCCAACTTCTTCGCCAAATCAAGCCGAGGGGACTGCCGACGCAGCAGCAACCCAGACAGATCGCAGCGCTAAAACCAGACAACTTTTAGGCATGAAAGGCGCTGCCGGTGGCGAAACCTCCATCTGGAAGATTCGCTTGCAGCTAATGAAACCGATCACCTGGATACCTCTGATTTGGGGTGTGCTGTGTGGGGCGGCTTCTTCGGGCCGGTTCACTTGGACACTGGAAAATGTGCTAATAGCAGCGGCTTGTATGCTGCTGTCTGGTCCTGTGCTGGTCGGTTACACCCAAACCCTCAATGATTTTTACGACCGCGAAATTGACGCGATTAACGAACCTTACCGTCCCATTCCCTCCGGTGCGATCTCAATTCCTCAAGTCGTTACCCAAATTTTGGTGTTATTACTGGTAGGAATTGGCATAGCTTATGCCTTAGATGTGTGGGCAGGCCATGAATTTCCCACCATCACCGCCATCGCCCTTGGTGGATCTTTTCTGGCTTATATTTATTCAGCCCCACCCCTAAAGCTCAAGAAAAACGGCTGGTTGGGTAACTACGCCCTCGGTGCCAGCTACATCGCCCTGCCTTGGTGGACCGGCCACGCCTTATTTGGCGATCTTAATCCCACGATCATGGTTTTGACCTTATTCTACAGCTTGGCCGGCCTGGGAATTGCCGTTGTCAACGACTTTAAAAGCGTTGAAGGCGATCGGCAGCTTGGCTTACAATCCCTGCCGGTGATGTTTGGCATTACCACAGCCGCCTGGATCTGCGTGATGATGATTGATGTCTTTCAAGCAGGAATCGCCGCTTACCTGGTCAGCATTCACCAAAACCTCTACGCTGTGATTCTGGTGTTGCTGATTATTCCTCAAATTACTTTCCAGGATATGTATTTTCTGCGGAATCCCCTGGAAAATGATGTTAAATATCAGGCAAGCGCTCAACCTTTCCTCGTCTTTGGAATGCTCTTTACCGCTATAGCCTTGGGGCGTGCCTTTGTTTAAATGTTCTGATCCCTCTGGGTTCAGCTGTAAGTAGAGTTGTCACAGCCTCTTAACAGGCTAGTTAGACAAACCATTATTCGCTGAACCCTAAATGCGAACAATTGACAGCAAAAGCGCAATTTTCGATTTCCCGGTCTAAAATAAAGCGAATGTAGTCTTTGTTTGGGGTGGTGTCTGCAACTTGAGTAGAGAAGTTCTAGCCTACCGTTGCGGAGAGGATATTGTTGGTGTATCCTTCCAATGGCTCAAGCGAAGGGTTAATAGGGCTGAATCATCTGGTGGTGTGTGAGGGTCTGTTGTGTCAAAGTTTCTCTCAAAACTCAAGGATATATCCACAAAGAGCAAAGGCTCTGCAATTGAGGCTGGAAAACCCAGCTTTGTTCATGAAGAGCCAGCGCTAGATAGGCTGGAAGCTCAAGAACCACAAGTTCAACATCAAGAACGACAACATCAAGAACCAGAACCGGAAAGTACGCCTGAGTCCTCTGTAGCACATCAAGAACAAGCACCTCAAGAACCAGAAGCTGCAAAGACTCCTGGCTCATCTTTGTTGAAAAAGAGGCTTCAGGCAATTCGGCAAACGCCTTTGGTGACCAAACTGGCCACCACACTCAAACCGATTGGGCCAATTGCAAAGGCCGCTCAAAAGAGCCTGCGCGAGAAACCTTTACAGCGGCGGCGCTCATTCTGGATCGGTCTCGGTTTGGTCGGTGTGGGAAGTGGGGCGCTGGCTGTGGGTGTGGGTTTGCAGTCTCTGGAGCGCAGCTTACCGGCAACCTCAGAAATATTAACCTTTGTTCGCGGAAAAACCCTAACGATCAAAGCCGCAGACGGCGCGATCTTAGAACAAATGGGGGAGGCGACGCGAGAAAAGCTAGAAATTGAAGAAATCCCTCCCAAGTTGGTTCAAGCGTTTATAGCCATCGAAGATCGGCGCTTTTACAAGCACGAAGGCGTGGATTTTCAAGGCATTCTGAGAGCGAGTGTATTGAATGTCTTGGCGAGAAATGTTGTGCAAGGGGGCAGCACAATCACGCAACAGCTGGCTCGGATTGTATTCCTCAATCAAGATCCGAGTGCTGAGCGCAAAATTCGCGAAGCCTTACTCGCTCGAAAAATTGAGCGAGAGATGAGAAAAGAACAAATTTTAGAACGCTACCTTAACCTCGTTTATTTGGGTTCAGGGGCTTATGGGGTGGCCGACGCAGCCTGGGTTTATTTCGGCAAACAAGTGGACGAAATGACCCTAGGAGAAATGGCCACGATTGCTGGTTTGCCACCAGCCCCCACACAATACTCTCCGTTAGTGAATGCGAAAGTGGCACAAGATCGCCGCAATATCGTGTTGCGAGAAATGCAGGAGGCGGGATTTATTACCGCAGCAGAGGCGGATGAAGCGATCAACAGTCCCCTGAAGCTCAATCCCAAACTCCCCAAGCGTCTCCAGATAGAGTCTGCCTACTTTACAACCTACATCAAGCAGCAACTGCCCCGGTATGTCTCGACAGAGGCAATTGAAATGGGCGGGTTGACGGTAGAGACAACCCTCAACCGCAAGTGGCAGAAAGTCGCAGAAAAAGTTGTAAAAGATGCGATTGAACTGGACGGGCCGGCTCAAGGATTTGAGCAAGCGGCTTTAGTGTCGATTGACCCCCGCAATGGTCAAATTAAAGCACTGGTTGGGGGAAATGATTTTGAAAAGAGCCAATTTAACCGCGCCACTCAGGCTCAGCGCCAGCCGGGTTCCACGTTTAAAGGATTTGTCTATACATCCGCCATTGCAGCCGGCTTCTCTCCCTATGATGGCTACCTAGATGCACCGCTGTCGATCGATGGGTACAAACCTGAGAACTACGGCAAAACTTATCGCGGCTGGACTTCCATGATGGATGCCCTCACCTCTTCGATTAATATTGTTGCCGTCAAGGTGTTGGCAGATGTGGGGTTTGAACCGACAATCAAAGTCGCCCGCGATATGGGGATTAAAACCGAACTCAAACCTTACTACGCCCTAGCCCTCGGTGCAATTGAAGTGAACTTGTTAGAACTCACCAACGGCTACGGAACTCTGGCCGCCCAAGGTAACTTTGTGGAAGCCCACGGGATTACTAAGGTGACAGACGGACGGGGTAAGGTTCTCTACGATGGAAATTTAAAACAGAAACGGGTGGTGGACAAAGATTCGGCTGCGCTGATGACTTGGATGCTGGAAAGAGTGGTGCAAAACGGCACCGGCGCACCGGCACAGCTGCCAGACCGGCAAGTAGCTGGGAAAACCGGCACCTCTGAAGAAGCCCGTGACCTCTGGTTTATTGGCTATATCCCCCAATTAGTAACGGGGGTGTGGCTGGGCAATGATGACAGCTACCCGACTTGGGGAACGAGTGGCACCGCTGCCTACACGTGGCGCGAGTTTATGTCCAAAGCGGTGGATGGAATGCCGGTAGAAGAATTCCCCAAACTTCCAGAAATCGAAGGTCGTAAAGGCAGTATCAAAGCCAAGCCGGTGAATGCTGAAATGATTACTCTGCCACTGCCGGCCCCCCCTTCTCAGCCAAACTCGAACCCAGGTTACAGCAACCCTGACCCTGGCTATGACGCTGGGGGCAATAACTCCGGGCAATACTACGATCAAGGTTATTCGGCTCCAGAATCGGGCAATTATTACGAGGAGCCGGCACCCGAAGCGCCTGCTGAGTATTACCCACCACAGTAAGGGTCTGAATCTGCCTCTCAAGAGCCGGCAGCGCTCTCGCTCTCCCATTTCAATTTGAGCAGTTAGGGGAGATGTTCACTCCCTCCTGCCTCGATTTCTAGTGGCTGCCGGTGACTAAAAGACCGTTGTGGATTATATCTTTTCCCGCTTCCTCTATCCTCCATTCCAACTCGCTATGCTTTGAGGGGCTTACCACTCAAAGGGGATCGCTGTGCCGGTTGTACTAACTTTTTCTGTCTAATGGAAGAATCGAAGAACCTAGATAGCTGGTTATACTAATTTTGCGATTACTAAGAGGATTTATCATTTATGAACGTCTTAATGGATGTCAGTGTCGGTACGGGTGCAGAGAGTTTTCCATTATCTTTTACCTTGGTCTATGTAGTCGGATTTATTGCCGCTGTTACAATTGGCTCGGTTGCGTGGTACAACTCCAAGCGTCCACCGGGCTGGGAAGATAAAGAGCGTCCTGATATTGTGCCTAAAGTCAAAAAAGAAGAGACCCCAGGTGTTGGTGAGCCGAAACGGTGAACTCAAGTGTATTTGTAATTTTTGCCCCACGCTCAGCGAATGAGCGCTGGCGTGGGTTCTAATAAGAGGGCGAACCCGATTCAGTCATACTGCCCTTGCTTGTAAGGCTGTTAGTTTTGATAGCCGAGCCAGCGCTGGTAGAGTTCTTGAACGGCTTTTAATACGTTATTGAAAGCCGGCTCAGACGAAGTATTGGCAGGATCGAGCAGCTTAATGTTTGTTAGAAGCCTCGCTTCTTCAATCGCCACTACCCCATCGCTGTAAACAACCATGCTAATCGCTTCAATTAATTCGTGGAAGTCTTCAGCACTGGGGTGTTCGCCCAAATATTCTCTAATCCACTGGTAGCACTCTTTTGGGTGCACAGTTCTAAACTCAAACAGCAGCAGCTGAATCTCTGCATCGTCAGCTAAACCCTTGTCTTTGGCCACTTGCTGGAGATATTTGCGTTCTTCTGGCTGGATTTGCCCGTCAATCCAAGCGGCACCAATCAGGATTTTGACGAATTGTTTGGCACTAGAGTTGTCTGCCATTGTTGTTTTTCCGCAAACCTGTGTGTTTGTTCAGTCTTTTTCACGCTTCAATCGCACCATAAAAAACCCGTCCATTTGATAGCGATGGGGCCAAACTTTCACCCAACCTTCTGGGGAGGGTGGCACTGGAAAACTTGAGACCGGCAGCTCGATTTTCCAGTTAGAATGACGCGTTATAAATGTTTCAATGACCCGTTCATTTTCCAAGGGATGCACGGTGCAAGTGGCATAAACCAGAACGCCGCCGGTTTTAACCCAGCCGGCAACTTGTTCAAGCAGTTCTCCCTGAAGTTTGGAGAGTTCTTGGATGTTTTCCGGCGTCTGACGCCACCGCGCATCTGTTCGCCGGTGCAGGGTTCCCAAACCCGAACAGGGGGCATCTAGCAAGACACGGTTGCCTGAATCAGTAAACTGGGAAAAGTTGCGGCTGTCGCCGGCACAAATTTGAATTGATTTTAGCCCGATCCGCTCAGCATTTTCTTTAACTTTTTTAAGTCGGGAATTCGCTCTGTCGCACGCCCAAATCGTGCCGGTGTCGCCCATCAATTCTGCGATGTGGGTTGTTTTCCCTCCTGGTGCGGCGCAGGCATCAATCACCACATCTCCCGGTTGCGGATCGAGCAAATAGCTAACCAGTTGGGCACTGCTATCTTGAACAGTCCACCATCCTTCATTAAATCCTGGCAGGTTTTGAATCGCACCGGCACCACTGGTTAATCTTAACGCTTGCGGTAAATGGGGCACGCGATTCACCGGCACGCCGGCACTTTGCAGCGCTGCCTCCACTTCTTCTATCGATGAGCGTAAGATATTGACGCGCAGATCAATCGTTGGGGAAGCGTTGAACCACTCACACAGCTGTTCTGTTTCTGCAAAACCCAGTCTGTCTAGCCAACTTTGAATCATCCAGTCGGGATAACTGTGCAAGACGCCCAAACGCTGTAGCGGATCTGCCGGCAGTTGCAGGGGATCGTTTTGAAACGAGGAATCCTGAGTTCCGGTTTCATCTTGGAGAAGACGTAAGTATTGCCGCAGTAAACCATTGACAAATCCTGAAAGACCTGTCAAAGAATTTTGCTTAGCTAACTGTACTGTCGTATCAACCGCCGCTGCGGCAGGAATCTGAGTCAGATAGCGCAGTTGGTATAGCCCAATGTGCAAAATTGTGCGGAGATCAGGGGGTTGCCGATCGGCTTTCTTTTTAGCCAATTGGTCGATAAGGGCGTCAAGGGTGCGCTGTCTTCTGACACAACCATAGACGATTTCCGTGGCTAGTCGCCGATCTGCCGGCATCGGAGGTTCTGCCCCAGCGCTGGCTTTTTGCAGCCACTTGTCAAGGGCAACATCGGTAAAAGCACCCTGCCGGTGTACGTCCCGGAGTGCGAGAAATGCGAGTTGACGTGAATTGTGCATATTAACCAGTATGCAACATGACTCAACTCAGTTAGTCGGATGGGGAGGGCTATCACTCTACCCATCCCATCTTTGCTATTTTTAGGCGAAGTGAAAAGCAGGGTTTGTCCCTCAAAAAAGAGCTTTTCTCAACGCTCTTACCGCGACTGCACAGGGCGGATCTCCAAGCTACGTTTGGTCTTTAGTGTAATTAGGTTAGCCCACTGATGAGGTAAACGATTCTAGGTCTTTTAACCATAAATCGATCAGCGGTAACTCCTTCTGGGGAATAATTCCTGCTTCCACCAGCTTCTCGTAGCAAAGCAGCAAGTTTTCTCCTGTCTTAGCCGGCTGATTTGACAACGAGAGACTACTGAGCATTTCCACAATTCTGACGTTATTTAAATAGCCGGTAACCTCATCTTCAAAATCGCGGATCAAAGAATGTTCGTTCCTGACTTGTAACACCGTCGCTTCTCGGAAGGCAATATTTTGATCCAGTTTATATAGACAGATTTGAGCAACAAATGAGCGCCAAATGTCAGTCATTCTAAAGCTCACAAAACTAGGCAAATAAAGCAGTGGATATGCCTCTGGCCACCAGATTGTATTTTGCGAATTGAACGGACAAAATGTACCATCTCCAAGAATAATTGTGTTAGGATTAAATTTTATTTCTCCTTCTGTTGTTAACCGATAAATCGCATCAACATCTGGGTTTCCATCAGCCAAATACTGCTGAATCGAGCAATCAAACTTAGATTGAGAGCCTAAAGGGGTAGTGCTTTTAAGGCTCTCATTAATATATTCTAATGGTAAGCCACGCGGCCAAATTCTCTCATCAGTAAAGTGCGTGTAGACATTCTCCCACCCAACCTTTTTAACAGGTTTACCTTCCACAGACTTGTTTACTGAACTCAGAAAGTTGTCATAAGGGATATTGTCGTCATCTGTCTCAGCAATGACTGTTGCGCCCTCCCGGATCGCTAAGAGATATCCAATGTTTTTTCGGGCATAGTGGTTGAAAGGGCATTCTTTGGCAAAGGCGCTATCAAAAGCAAGTTGGTCTTGCACAGATAGAAATTGAACACCTTCGTAGCTCCAGTCGGTTGGAGTTTTTTTATCTCCAACTAAAATAATATTCCAATCCTGGCAGAGTTGGGCAATTTTTGTTACGCCTTCTGTCGGATAGTTGATACTCGTAATAACGATAAACTTATTGTCTTTCATGGCAAAACGGGTTTCATTTAATGGTGGGTTCTGGAGTTTCATATCATGATTTCAGCTATTTT
Above is a window of Microcoleus sp. FACHB-672 DNA encoding:
- a CDS encoding penicillin-binding protein 1A — translated: MSKFLSKLKDISTKSKGSAIEAGKPSFVHEEPALDRLEAQEPQVQHQERQHQEPEPESTPESSVAHQEQAPQEPEAAKTPGSSLLKKRLQAIRQTPLVTKLATTLKPIGPIAKAAQKSLREKPLQRRRSFWIGLGLVGVGSGALAVGVGLQSLERSLPATSEILTFVRGKTLTIKAADGAILEQMGEATREKLEIEEIPPKLVQAFIAIEDRRFYKHEGVDFQGILRASVLNVLARNVVQGGSTITQQLARIVFLNQDPSAERKIREALLARKIEREMRKEQILERYLNLVYLGSGAYGVADAAWVYFGKQVDEMTLGEMATIAGLPPAPTQYSPLVNAKVAQDRRNIVLREMQEAGFITAAEADEAINSPLKLNPKLPKRLQIESAYFTTYIKQQLPRYVSTEAIEMGGLTVETTLNRKWQKVAEKVVKDAIELDGPAQGFEQAALVSIDPRNGQIKALVGGNDFEKSQFNRATQAQRQPGSTFKGFVYTSAIAAGFSPYDGYLDAPLSIDGYKPENYGKTYRGWTSMMDALTSSINIVAVKVLADVGFEPTIKVARDMGIKTELKPYYALALGAIEVNLLELTNGYGTLAAQGNFVEAHGITKVTDGRGKVLYDGNLKQKRVVDKDSAALMTWMLERVVQNGTGAPAQLPDRQVAGKTGTSEEARDLWFIGYIPQLVTGVWLGNDDSYPTWGTSGTAAYTWREFMSKAVDGMPVEEFPKLPEIEGRKGSIKAKPVNAEMITLPLPAPPSQPNSNPGYSNPDPGYDAGGNNSGQYYDQGYSAPESGNYYEEPAPEAPAEYYPPQ
- a CDS encoding acyl-CoA desaturase, which codes for MTIAPLKQEQTLQETPLRPKWTVIIFMAAVHLAALLAFLPSNFSWAAVGVAVFLHWVTGGLGITLGFHRLVTHRSFQTPKWLEYFLIFCGSLTCQGGVTDWVGLHRMHHLYSDQEKDPHDSNKGFLWSHMTCWFYHIPADKEVDRFTKDIADDKVYQFLNKYFFPLQIGLGVLLYFLGEAYSPGLGWSFVVWGIFVRLVVVFHCTWFVNSATHKFGYRTFDSEDKSTNCWWVALVTYGEGWHNNHHACQYSARHGLQWWEIDLTWMTIQFLQALGLATKVKLADK
- a CDS encoding aminotransferase class I/II-fold pyridoxal phosphate-dependent enzyme; this encodes MDSIQQLQAAEKALSPIFSGIDAQVKHNLKRVLDAFRAHRVGVHHFAGVTGYGHDDLGRETLDRVFAEVMGAEAAAVRVQFVSGTHAIACALYGVLRPGDEMLAVAGPPYDTLEEVIGLRGSGQGSLMDFGISYQQLPLTNTGTIDWQALASAVTEKTRLALIQRSCGYSWRSSLSISDIEKIVKIIKEQNPQTVCFVDNCYGEFIEEREPPAVGADLIAGSLIKNPGGTIVPGGGYIAGRADLVQAAACRLTAPGIGSSGGATFDCNRLLMQGLFLAPQMVGEAMKGNHLTGYVFDKLGYPVNPPPMAPRRDVIQAIQLGTPEKLIAFCRAIQQHSPVGSYLDPVPAPMPGYESQLVMAGGTFIDGSTSEFSADGPLREPYTVFCQGGTHWTHVAIALEAAIEVIGKKD
- a CDS encoding DUF2862 domain-containing protein, with the protein product MEIGQRVKVCRLRDRLPANVVGKLKQNPVGTIEQFKMVDGSGVGVFVRFDDKFSTWFFEDELEPLQQ
- the chlG gene encoding chlorophyll synthase ChlG, with the protein product MSNPPTSSPNQAEGTADAAATQTDRSAKTRQLLGMKGAAGGETSIWKIRLQLMKPITWIPLIWGVLCGAASSGRFTWTLENVLIAAACMLLSGPVLVGYTQTLNDFYDREIDAINEPYRPIPSGAISIPQVVTQILVLLLVGIGIAYALDVWAGHEFPTITAIALGGSFLAYIYSAPPLKLKKNGWLGNYALGASYIALPWWTGHALFGDLNPTIMVLTLFYSLAGLGIAVVNDFKSVEGDRQLGLQSLPVMFGITTAAWICVMMIDVFQAGIAAYLVSIHQNLYAVILVLLIIPQITFQDMYFLRNPLENDVKYQASAQPFLVFGMLFTAIALGRAFV
- a CDS encoding ArsA family ATPase, translated to MARFLTFLGKGGTGRTTIAIAAAKKFASLGQRVLLAGSDPGPGLGILLGEAIGPDPQEIAPNLKAVQFQTSVLLERGWEEVKKLEAQYVRTPFFKAVFGQELGVVPGMDSILILNAIREYDATGQYDVIIYDGTGDQTTLRMLGSPEIVSWYIRRFRQVFADSDLGKTLSPFIQPVTSSVLNVDWSGDNFSQPTQEFNKVLDKWKDAVADPNQVTAYLVTTGNEAAIATARYLWGSAQQVGLSVGGAILNQASVTDTFAGEFDPLPISSVPLCSDDNWQPLIDALPDFSKAGSVPKPITINVAERTVSLFLPGFDKKQVKLTQYGPEVTIEAGDQRRNIFLPPELKGRQVKGAKFQNQSLIVSFA